A genomic window from Peromyscus maniculatus bairdii isolate BWxNUB_F1_BW_parent chromosome 1, HU_Pman_BW_mat_3.1, whole genome shotgun sequence includes:
- the LOC102923784 gene encoding olfactory receptor 5B12-like has protein sequence MQNTSEMTQFILLGLTDAPELQVPLFIIFTFIYLTTLLGNLGMIMLILLDSRLHTPMYIFLSNLSLVDCVYASAVTPKLIEGFLTEHKIMYNECAAQMFFFIAFAIIEVFLLASMAFDRYVAVCKPLHYSITMTTTKCALLVSGCYISGLLQSSIHVVFTFHLSFCHSNVINHFFCDIPPLLAISCSDIYNNEIILFMLAGFNVTLTLLVILSSYLLIFVAILRMRSAEGRKKAISTCASHLTTVSIFYGTIIFMYLQPSTSHSMDTDKVASVFYTMIIPMLNPLVYSLRNKEVKNAFKKIAVKALSSLQLVN, from the coding sequence ATGCAGAATActtcagagatgactcagtttATTCTTTTGGGGTTAACAGATGCTCCAGAGTTACAAGTCCCTTTATTTATCatcttcacttttatttatttgaccaCACTGCTTGGGAACCTTGGGATGATTATGCTGATTCTCCTGGACTCCAGACTTCACACTCCCATGTACATTTTTCTCAGTAACCTCTCACTGGTAGACTGTGTTTATGCCTCAGCTGTCACTCCCAAGTTAATAGAAGGATTTCTCACAGAACATAAGATCATGTACAATGAATGTGCTGCCCAAATGTTCTTCTTCATAGCCTTTGCAATTATTGAAGTTTTCCTGCTTGCCTCAATGGCTTTTGACCGTTATGTAGCAGTATGTAAACCCTTGCATTACTCTATCACCATGACAACTACAAAATGTGCCCTGCTTGTTTCTGGTTGTTACATCAGTGGACTCTTACAATCTTCCATCCATGTTGTCTTCActttccatctttccttctgTCATTCCAATGTGATTAACCACTTTTTCTGTGATATTCCCCCATTGCTGGCTATTTCTTGTTCTGatatatataataatgaaatTATACTGTTCATGTTGGCAGGGTTCAATGTTACTTTAACTCTACTGGTTATCTTAAGCTCCTACCTACTTATCTTTGTTGCAATACTGAGGATGCGTTCTGCTGAGGGCCGGAAGAAGGCCATTTCCACCTGTGCATCCCACCTCAccactgtttccattttctatggTACAATAATCTTCATGTACTTACAACCCAGTACTAGTCACTCCATGGACACTGACAAGGTAGCCTCTGTGTTCTACACAATGATCATTCCCATGCTAAACCCTCTTgtctacagcctgaggaacaaaGAGGTCAAGAATGCCTTCAAGAAGATTGCTGTGAAAGCATTGTCTTCACTACAATTAGTCAATTAA